The Aureispira anguillae genome contains a region encoding:
- a CDS encoding sigma-70 family RNA polymerase sigma factor: MENPISKEINVADWVNAYGDELYRYAYSKTGDSHVSEDLVQDAFLGALQNTTDQSEIKNQKSWLFSILRNKVVDYYRELERKSKKENNWDTNLELDVHFTSMGMWRTSEKAMVWNNTENLATNKEFNAILDACLTKLPKHYQAVVRLKIMEDERTDCICEDLGISTSNLWQIIHRTKLRLRKCINKHWFQA; the protein is encoded by the coding sequence ATGGAAAATCCTATATCTAAAGAAATAAACGTAGCTGATTGGGTTAATGCGTATGGCGATGAATTATATCGTTATGCTTATTCAAAAACAGGAGATAGCCATGTATCAGAAGATTTGGTGCAAGATGCTTTTTTAGGCGCTTTGCAAAATACAACCGATCAAAGTGAAATCAAAAATCAAAAATCTTGGTTGTTTTCTATTTTGAGAAATAAAGTGGTTGATTATTATAGAGAATTAGAACGGAAAAGTAAAAAAGAAAACAATTGGGATACCAATTTGGAGTTAGATGTACATTTTACTTCTATGGGAATGTGGCGGACCAGTGAGAAAGCAATGGTTTGGAATAACACTGAAAATTTAGCAACGAACAAAGAGTTTAACGCAATCTTAGACGCTTGCTTGACCAAATTGCCCAAACATTATCAAGCTGTAGTTCGCTTAAAAATTATGGAGGATGAACGCACCGATTGTATTTGTGAAGATTTAGGTATTAGCACTTCTAATCTGTGGCAGATCATTCATCGTACTAAATTGCGACTTCGAAAATGCATTAACAAACATTGGTTTCAAGCCTAA
- a CDS encoding zf-HC2 domain-containing protein, whose amino-acid sequence MYTCKKATELIEKEQSEALSLMTRMRLKMHLMMCGACAAYRKQSKNLSIWLKNKKGASVDKIELSEESKQQMIKKIEKKRSEL is encoded by the coding sequence ATGTACACCTGCAAAAAGGCAACTGAATTAATCGAAAAAGAACAAAGCGAGGCGCTCTCTTTAATGACTAGAATGCGCCTAAAAATGCATTTAATGATGTGCGGAGCTTGTGCTGCTTATCGGAAACAAAGCAAAAATTTATCAATTTGGTTAAAAAATAAAAAGGGGGCTAGTGTCGATAAAATCGAGCTTTCGGAGGAATCAAAACAACAAATGATAAAAAAAATAGAAAAAAAACGTTCGGAATTGTAA
- a CDS encoding leucine-rich repeat domain-containing protein, with protein sequence MPIFFLIFLLCSPLFSLAQEVPPQTCKEILENAQYYQDQGEYSLALHDYLSIQHCDPNFFDFVNQKIAAMFEVLRQKRKKGIYPLGNPHLLLDYKNEKFGFINAQGTTVIPYQYTQALPFDLQTNYASVSKGKNNYWIDTLGDQHPLATSIKELSTKTEILDLTQTNLKAFPTDIFRFPKLKILLLAKNNIDAIPTAIEQLTQLEHLDLEGNQIVTLPPSFGNLKQLKFLNLSRNKIFELPSSFGNLTQLLTLHLSACGLTKLPESFGNLSNLTTLNFQWNNIQRLPSSFGELTGLVSLDLRGAELVSLPESFGELLNLQQLNLDWDEINYIPKNIENITQLRQLDLSFNNLTELPYWIGYFIHLEKLNLSHNRLTTIPSEISSLKTLEVLDLSSNQIRQLAPSIALLTTLKQLDLSNNQLSTVPLFFENLTQLTSLNIGFNLFSELPESIGKLKQLQHLNLQLNNLSTLPKSFEKLNLLRTLHLGNNQFHHLPQNISYLKELIQLDLSNNQLKALPESIGELTQLSDLNLEGNQLSKLPKSFPDLATLRNLQLHNNSIPLENRNHIEMTLPHCSIAWE encoded by the coding sequence ATGCCTATATTCTTCCTCATTTTCCTTTTATGCTCCCCCTTATTTTCTCTTGCACAAGAGGTGCCACCCCAAACGTGTAAAGAAATTTTAGAAAATGCCCAATATTATCAAGACCAAGGAGAATATAGCTTAGCCCTTCACGACTATTTATCCATTCAACACTGCGACCCTAACTTTTTTGATTTTGTCAATCAAAAGATTGCCGCTATGTTTGAAGTACTTCGTCAAAAACGCAAAAAAGGTATTTATCCTCTTGGCAACCCGCACCTCTTATTAGACTATAAAAATGAAAAATTTGGTTTTATTAATGCTCAAGGTACTACTGTAATTCCCTACCAATACACACAGGCACTCCCTTTTGATTTGCAAACCAATTACGCCAGCGTTAGCAAAGGAAAAAACAACTATTGGATTGACACCCTTGGCGATCAACATCCCTTGGCTACATCCATCAAAGAATTGAGTACCAAAACAGAAATACTAGATTTAACACAAACCAACCTCAAAGCATTTCCTACGGATATTTTTCGTTTTCCTAAACTAAAAATACTCCTCCTTGCCAAAAATAACATTGACGCAATCCCAACTGCCATTGAACAACTTACCCAATTAGAACACCTTGACCTAGAAGGCAATCAGATTGTAACCCTACCTCCATCTTTTGGGAATCTAAAACAGCTTAAGTTCCTAAATTTGTCCAGAAACAAAATTTTTGAACTGCCTTCTTCTTTTGGAAATTTGACCCAATTACTAACGCTCCATTTATCCGCCTGTGGCTTAACAAAACTGCCCGAATCTTTTGGCAATTTATCCAATCTAACAACATTAAATTTTCAATGGAATAACATTCAACGATTGCCCTCCTCTTTTGGGGAGTTAACGGGGTTAGTATCTTTGGACTTAAGAGGAGCAGAACTAGTTTCTTTGCCTGAATCCTTTGGAGAACTATTAAATCTGCAACAACTGAACTTGGATTGGGATGAGATTAATTACATTCCCAAAAACATTGAGAATATTACTCAATTGCGACAGCTAGATCTTAGTTTTAACAACTTAACCGAGCTGCCCTATTGGATTGGCTATTTTATTCATTTAGAAAAACTCAACCTAAGTCATAATCGTTTAACAACTATTCCGAGCGAAATTAGTTCCCTAAAAACACTCGAAGTCTTAGATTTAAGCTCCAATCAGATTCGTCAATTAGCTCCTAGTATTGCGCTGTTAACTACCTTAAAGCAATTAGATCTCAGCAACAATCAATTGTCTACTGTCCCTTTATTTTTTGAGAACCTAACGCAATTAACTAGCCTCAATATAGGATTTAACTTATTTTCTGAGCTTCCCGAATCCATTGGAAAACTAAAGCAGTTACAACATTTGAATTTGCAACTAAATAACTTATCCACGTTACCGAAATCTTTTGAAAAACTAAATCTACTGAGAACACTGCATCTAGGCAATAACCAATTCCACCACCTTCCTCAAAATATTAGCTACCTAAAAGAATTGATTCAGTTGGACCTTAGCAACAATCAACTTAAAGCACTCCCTGAGTCAATTGGTGAATTAACACAGCTTAGTGATTTAAATTTAGAAGGCAACCAACTCTCTAAGCTGCCTAAATCATTCCCTGATTTAGCGACTTTACGCAATTTGCAGCTCCATAATAATTCTATCCCCTTAGAAAATCGAAACCACATCGAAATGACCTTGCCTCATTGCTCAATTGCTTGGGAATAA
- a CDS encoding succinylglutamate desuccinylase/aspartoacylase domain-containing protein, giving the protein MHNSINKDRIIGERVGSQYGPLMIVFAQIHGNEPAGFKAVEELFKAIDAEYIKNPKFEFCGRIVALQGNVKAAKEKVRFIKKDLNRSWLPKEIERIQNTANLEDLDPEDQEIKESLNLVDYYINLCQPPRVVVLDLHTTTAHGGIFTIPAPNEEARRIALSMHAPVLHGFLEGLKGTTLHYFTKENFNVDMTAVCFEAGQHESEDSYKHAVSAIIQCYKAIGGFYAKDIESKHDQLLEERSKGLPLEAKLMYVHRVRPEDDFKMVNQPIYNNFDPIKEGEILAYDKNGAIKSPCAGLILMPLYQNQGDDGFFVVQEITSRTPSQSA; this is encoded by the coding sequence ATGCATAATAGTATTAATAAAGATAGAATTATAGGCGAACGTGTAGGTAGTCAGTACGGTCCTTTAATGATTGTTTTTGCTCAGATTCACGGCAATGAACCTGCTGGTTTTAAAGCCGTAGAAGAATTATTTAAGGCAATAGATGCAGAGTATATCAAAAATCCAAAGTTTGAATTTTGCGGAAGGATAGTGGCTTTGCAAGGAAATGTGAAAGCGGCCAAAGAAAAAGTTCGATTTATTAAGAAAGATTTAAACAGAAGTTGGTTGCCCAAAGAAATTGAACGGATCCAAAATACAGCGAATTTGGAAGATTTAGATCCTGAAGATCAAGAAATAAAAGAGAGTCTAAATTTGGTTGATTATTATATCAACCTGTGCCAACCTCCACGTGTTGTTGTGCTAGATTTGCATACAACAACTGCTCATGGAGGAATCTTTACCATTCCTGCTCCTAATGAAGAAGCACGTAGAATTGCTTTGAGCATGCATGCACCTGTATTGCACGGCTTTTTAGAAGGATTGAAGGGGACAACTCTGCATTATTTTACAAAAGAGAACTTTAATGTCGATATGACAGCCGTTTGTTTTGAAGCAGGGCAACACGAGAGTGAAGATTCTTATAAGCATGCTGTCTCTGCCATTATTCAATGTTATAAGGCAATAGGGGGATTTTATGCCAAGGATATTGAGAGCAAACACGATCAATTGTTAGAAGAGCGGTCGAAAGGGCTTCCCCTAGAAGCAAAATTAATGTACGTTCATCGGGTGCGTCCTGAGGATGATTTCAAAATGGTTAATCAGCCTATCTATAATAATTTTGACCCAATTAAGGAGGGGGAAATATTAGCTTACGATAAAAATGGAGCGATAAAGTCTCCTTGCGCAGGACTCATTTTGATGCCTTTGTACCAAAATCAAGGAGACGATGGTTTTTTTGTAGTGCAAGAAATTACTTCTCGTACTCCTAGTCAGAGTGCTTAG